TGAAATTTTAAGGATGATATAGCAAACGTCGGCCTCTACAAATTCGTGTCTGATTTATTCTGGATTGGAATGTTTTATCATCTCTACAATCAGGTAGGCAATGCACATACCATACGGAAACACGATTATATTCACCTGCGCCATTGCCCCCCTTTGTATGATTAACTACTTCTGGGATTACATTTGCAGCTTGCCACCAACACATTGGAACGGGTTGCCCCACTAACGCACGCAGTCGGAAATGTTTTGAAGCGTGTTTTCGTGATCGGGTTCTCCATTGTTGTGTTCGGTAATTTATATTTTACCTCATTCAAACCATATGCACCTCAAATCATAACTCGTTTGTTAAACAGTTTGAACACGAATCGGGTTTTATCATGTGTTCATAGTTTCTCGGCTTCATGTTTGGCAGGCAATAGAATCTCTACACAAACTGGGATCGGAACTGCAATTGCAATTGCTGGTGTTGCCATCTACTCCTTAATCAAAGCAAACTTGGAAGAGCAAAAACGGGTAAATATTTTTCGACACCTTAACCACGACATTTCCGTTTTATTTTTCGTGACAAACTTCTTCGATTTGAAGCAGCCATTTTTGCTTGAACTCACATGTATCTCATACTATCCTGCATTTCAGAAGGCTGCTGCAGTTTCTACATCATAGATTTATAGCCATTGGAAGCACTGTGGAGAATGCTTGAGTGAGAAATAA
This Pyrus communis chromosome 6, drPyrComm1.1, whole genome shotgun sequence DNA region includes the following protein-coding sequences:
- the LOC137737679 gene encoding triose phosphate/phosphate translocator, chloroplastic-like; this translates as MFYHLYNQLATNTLERVAPLTHAVGNVLKRVFVIGFSIVVFGNRISTQTGIGTAIAIAGVAIYSLIKANLEEQKRKAAAVSTS